AAGGACCTCAAACACTGGTATTATCCTCTAGTTTAGAATACTGATCAGTGCTCTCGTTAAAGAGATCTGCGAGATCAATACCATCGCTTGGCGAATATGACTTACACCAAAATCCATCACTAGGTTTGTCATCATGTTGACAATCatcatgagacaaatattgctCTTCGCTCATTTGAGGCTGCTGATCAGGAATTGGCAAATTAGAATTCGACATCTCGTTCGGAAAGGGGAATTCAACAGTAACTCCAGGAG
This Eucalyptus grandis isolate ANBG69807.140 chromosome 7, ASM1654582v1, whole genome shotgun sequence DNA region includes the following protein-coding sequences:
- the LOC104452970 gene encoding uncharacterized protein LOC104452970; the protein is MYEYHLKSNVSDSEISDPAAWVLCHIINKKSKKAKSATASTSTDLSRPSNLNDSQNEETQDISAQASPGVTVEFPFPNEMSNSNLPIPDQQPQMSEEQYLSHDDCQHDDKPSDGFWCKSYSPSDGIDLADLFNESTDQYSKLEDNTSV